One window from the genome of Dyadobacter sp. CECT 9275 encodes:
- a CDS encoding NADH-quinone oxidoreductase subunit C — MLSNQEVAEEILGKFGDQVFDFEEPYGLLTLSTTREEIISLLEFLNTHKNYQITFLTDITGIHYPDNAGKEFMVVYHLHSFIHNFRVRIKVSLSQLDIHIPTATGLYASANWMERETYDFFGIIFDGHPNLKRILNIEEMDYFPMRKEYPLEDATREDKIDALFGR; from the coding sequence ATGCTTAGCAATCAGGAGGTAGCAGAGGAAATTTTAGGAAAATTCGGGGATCAGGTTTTTGATTTTGAGGAGCCATACGGGCTACTGACGCTCTCCACCACACGCGAAGAAATTATATCGCTGCTCGAATTTCTGAACACACATAAAAACTACCAGATTACCTTCCTTACCGACATCACCGGGATCCATTACCCCGATAACGCCGGCAAGGAATTCATGGTCGTGTATCATTTACATAGCTTCATCCATAACTTCCGTGTGAGGATCAAAGTATCCCTCTCACAGCTGGATATTCATATACCTACCGCCACAGGCCTGTATGCCAGTGCCAACTGGATGGAACGCGAAACCTATGATTTCTTTGGGATCATTTTTGACGGCCATCCGAATCTTAAGCGAATTTTGAATATTGAAGAAATGGATTATTTCCCGATGCGCAAGGAATACCCCCTCGAAGATGCTACCCGGGAGGATAAGATTGACGCACTTTTTGGAAGGTAA
- the nuoE gene encoding NADH-quinone oxidoreductase subunit NuoE — translation MTDTPNTVAFTPERLVKVKEIIARYPEGRQKSALLPILHLAQEQWGWVSSETMDYVAEILNIKPVEVYEVATFYTMYHVDPVGKHVIEYCRTGPCCLMGGEEIYNYLRQKLGIEAGQTTPDGLFTIKEVECLAACGWGPVFQIREKYYMNLTKEKVDEIIDELSK, via the coding sequence ATGACTGATACTCCAAACACCGTAGCGTTTACCCCCGAACGACTGGTTAAAGTAAAAGAAATCATAGCAAGATATCCGGAAGGTCGCCAGAAATCGGCATTACTGCCCATTCTGCACCTTGCGCAGGAGCAGTGGGGTTGGGTAAGCAGCGAAACGATGGATTACGTTGCAGAAATCCTGAATATCAAGCCGGTTGAGGTGTATGAAGTTGCTACATTCTATACCATGTATCACGTGGATCCTGTTGGAAAACATGTGATAGAATATTGCCGTACAGGCCCCTGCTGCCTGATGGGAGGAGAAGAGATTTACAACTATCTCAGACAAAAGCTGGGGATAGAAGCCGGGCAGACCACACCCGACGGCCTTTTTACGATCAAAGAAGTAGAGTGCCTCGCTGCTTGCGGCTGGGGACCGGTTTTTCAGATCCGGGAAAAATACTACATGAACCTGACCAAAGAAAAGGTTGACGAAATTATTGACGAACTTAGTAAGTAA
- the nuoD gene encoding NADH dehydrogenase (quinone) subunit D → MADIELLPRNVPANSELPELVEELTTLNLGPTHPATHGIFQNILKMDGEKIVSGEQTIGYIHRAFEKIAERRPFYQITTLTDRMNYCSSPINNLGWHMTVEKLLQVEVPKRAQYIRVIMMELARISDHIICNSILGVDTGAFTGFLYVMQKREEIYEIYEEVCGARLTTNMGRVGGMERDLSSTAIRKIHEFIKTFPPVLRELEKLLNRNRIFMDRTINVGPISQERALSYGFTGPNLRAAGLDYDVRVMNPYSSYEDFDFSIPVGQNGDTYDRYMVRNEEMWQSLKIVEQAINNLPEGPYYADAPEFYLPPKKEVYRSMEALIYHFKIVMGEIDAPIGEVYHSVEGGNGELGFYLISDGGRAPYRLHFRRPSFIYYQAYPEMCKGSSLSDAILTMSSLNVIAGELDA, encoded by the coding sequence ATGGCAGATATTGAATTATTACCGCGTAATGTTCCTGCTAACTCGGAATTACCCGAGCTGGTTGAAGAACTGACTACCCTTAACCTTGGGCCTACCCACCCTGCCACACATGGAATTTTTCAGAACATCCTCAAAATGGATGGTGAAAAAATTGTTTCAGGTGAGCAGACCATCGGATATATCCACAGGGCATTCGAGAAAATTGCCGAAAGACGGCCCTTTTATCAGATCACAACACTTACCGACCGGATGAATTACTGTTCGTCTCCCATTAATAATCTGGGATGGCACATGACAGTAGAAAAACTCCTTCAGGTAGAAGTCCCCAAAAGGGCACAGTACATCAGGGTGATCATGATGGAGCTCGCACGGATATCCGACCATATCATCTGTAACAGTATCCTGGGTGTGGATACTGGAGCCTTCACCGGCTTTTTATATGTGATGCAGAAAAGGGAAGAAATATATGAAATATATGAAGAGGTTTGCGGTGCCCGTCTGACAACCAACATGGGCCGTGTGGGCGGTATGGAAAGAGACCTTTCCAGCACGGCGATCAGAAAGATACATGAATTCATCAAAACCTTCCCACCGGTTTTAAGAGAACTGGAAAAGCTTCTCAACCGTAACCGTATCTTCATGGACCGTACCATTAATGTTGGTCCTATTTCTCAGGAGCGCGCATTATCTTATGGCTTTACAGGCCCAAACCTAAGAGCAGCAGGTTTGGATTACGACGTCAGGGTAATGAATCCGTATTCTTCGTACGAAGATTTTGATTTCAGCATACCCGTTGGCCAGAACGGAGACACCTATGACCGCTACATGGTCAGGAATGAAGAAATGTGGCAAAGCCTGAAAATAGTGGAACAGGCTATCAACAACCTGCCGGAAGGCCCCTACTATGCGGATGCTCCGGAATTTTATCTGCCTCCTAAAAAAGAAGTATATCGGAGCATGGAGGCACTAATCTATCATTTTAAAATAGTAATGGGTGAGATTGATGCCCCCATTGGGGAGGTATATCACTCTGTGGAAGGCGGAAACGGAGAACTCGGTTTTTATCTGATCAGTGACGGAGGAAGGGCTCCGTACAGGCTGCATTTCCGCAGACCAAGTTTTATATATTATCAGGCATACCCGGAAATGTGCAAGGGAAGCTCACTTTCAGACGCTATTCTTACCATGAGTAGCCTCAATGTGATCGCCGGTGAACTGGATGCCTGA
- the nuoF gene encoding NADH-quinone oxidoreductase subunit NuoF has translation MAKKILTEHIHIPGIETFDVYRKNGGYTAVEKALKTMTPDEVVEEAKKSGVRGRGGAGFPMGMKWGFLAKPEGIPRYLVCNADESEPGTFKDHFLMKTIPHLLVEGMIVSSYALGANKSFIYVRGELMYVIRILEQAIEEAKAKGFLGKNILGSGYDLELVVQPGGGAYICGEETALLESLEGKRGNPRNKPPFPAVKGLYQSPTVVNNVESISNMPWIINNGGDAYAGIGLGRSTGTKLISASGHIQKPGVYEIELGLSVEEFMNSDEYCGGIRKGHHLKALVAGGSSVPILPAHLIMKTANGENRLMSYESLSDGGFATGTMLGSGGFIVFDETACIVKNTWNFSRFYHHESCGQCSPCREGTGWMEKVLHRIEHGHGSMHDIDLLVDISKKIEGNTICPLGDAAAWPVASAVRHFRDEFVWHITHPQEASQPGAVYQGEMALV, from the coding sequence ATGGCTAAGAAAATATTAACGGAACACATCCATATTCCCGGAATTGAAACCTTCGATGTTTACAGAAAAAACGGAGGATATACTGCGGTAGAAAAAGCGCTGAAAACCATGACTCCCGACGAAGTGGTGGAAGAAGCGAAAAAATCTGGTGTGAGAGGACGAGGCGGAGCGGGTTTCCCGATGGGAATGAAATGGGGTTTCCTTGCCAAGCCCGAAGGCATACCCCGTTACCTGGTTTGCAATGCGGATGAATCGGAGCCGGGGACTTTCAAGGATCACTTCCTGATGAAAACCATACCTCACCTTTTGGTGGAGGGAATGATTGTTTCCAGTTACGCTCTTGGTGCCAACAAATCTTTCATTTACGTACGCGGAGAGCTGATGTACGTCATTCGTATTTTGGAACAGGCCATTGAAGAAGCAAAGGCAAAAGGATTTCTGGGTAAAAACATTCTGGGTTCGGGTTATGATCTTGAACTGGTTGTACAGCCCGGAGGCGGTGCCTATATATGTGGTGAAGAAACTGCCTTGCTGGAATCTTTAGAAGGAAAACGAGGAAATCCAAGAAACAAACCGCCATTCCCGGCCGTGAAGGGCCTTTACCAAAGCCCCACTGTTGTTAACAACGTGGAGTCCATTTCCAATATGCCCTGGATCATCAACAATGGTGGTGATGCCTATGCAGGTATTGGCCTGGGCCGAAGCACGGGTACAAAACTTATTTCGGCATCAGGACACATCCAGAAACCGGGTGTTTACGAAATAGAACTCGGCCTGAGTGTTGAAGAATTTATGAATTCCGATGAATACTGCGGCGGTATCCGAAAGGGACATCACCTGAAGGCTCTGGTGGCAGGAGGCTCCTCGGTACCTATTCTTCCTGCACATCTGATCATGAAAACAGCCAATGGTGAAAACCGGCTCATGAGTTATGAATCATTGTCCGACGGTGGTTTTGCCACGGGTACCATGCTTGGATCAGGAGGTTTTATTGTATTCGACGAAACGGCTTGTATCGTTAAAAATACATGGAATTTTTCGCGGTTCTATCACCACGAATCCTGCGGACAATGCAGCCCTTGCCGTGAGGGAACAGGCTGGATGGAAAAAGTCCTCCACCGCATTGAACACGGTCATGGTAGCATGCACGACATAGATTTGCTTGTAGATATTTCCAAGAAAATAGAAGGGAACACCATTTGTCCCCTTGGCGATGCCGCGGCCTGGCCGGTAGCCAGTGCAGTAAGGCATTTCCGTGATGAATTCGTTTGGCATATCACCCATCCGCAGGAGGCCTCGCAGCCTGGTGCGGTGTATCAGGGCGAAATGGCATTGGTGTAA
- a CDS encoding 2Fe-2S iron-sulfur cluster-binding protein, which produces MEEIKPQLVKITFDGIEVEVAPGTTIMQAARKIAEADESQTGLVPPAMCYYKPLPASGGKCRACLVRVAQGSAKDPRPMPKLVPSCITQVQEGMVVENTTNPAVLETRKGIVEFLLINHPLDCPICDQAGECHLQDFAFEHGSVKTRYEEERRTFEKEDIGPYVQLHMTRCILCYRCVYTADQITNKRVHGVMNRGDASEISTYIQKSIDNDFSGNIIDVCPVGALTDKTYRFKNRVWFSKPEDAHCDCDKCSGKVTLWYRGDEVIRVTARKNTWGEVNEFICNKCRFERKKTSEWTLEGPTKVKRSSVISANKYRADLVKKPDFALQLAASQFKKIDDSRPYVTDEDTIRHQSIENNDKANHRSLSARNN; this is translated from the coding sequence ATGGAAGAAATAAAACCACAATTAGTTAAGATAACCTTCGACGGCATTGAGGTGGAAGTGGCGCCGGGAACAACCATCATGCAGGCGGCCAGAAAAATTGCCGAGGCGGACGAAAGTCAAACCGGCCTGGTACCTCCTGCCATGTGTTACTACAAGCCCCTTCCAGCCTCCGGCGGTAAGTGCAGAGCTTGTCTGGTAAGGGTTGCCCAAGGCTCCGCCAAGGATCCCCGGCCTATGCCAAAACTTGTACCCTCCTGTATTACACAGGTTCAGGAAGGTATGGTTGTTGAGAATACTACTAACCCTGCGGTTCTTGAGACCAGAAAAGGAATTGTTGAATTCCTGCTCATCAACCATCCCCTGGACTGCCCCATATGTGACCAGGCCGGAGAATGCCACCTGCAGGATTTTGCATTTGAACACGGTTCTGTAAAAACCCGTTACGAGGAAGAACGCCGTACTTTTGAAAAAGAAGATATCGGCCCCTACGTACAGCTTCACATGACCCGCTGTATCCTCTGCTACAGGTGTGTTTATACAGCTGATCAAATTACCAATAAACGCGTCCATGGTGTAATGAACCGGGGTGATGCATCTGAAATAAGTACCTACATTCAGAAAAGTATTGATAACGATTTCTCCGGAAACATCATCGACGTGTGTCCGGTAGGAGCGCTAACGGATAAAACTTATCGTTTTAAAAACCGGGTATGGTTCTCCAAACCGGAAGACGCCCACTGTGACTGTGACAAATGTTCCGGTAAAGTGACGCTCTGGTACCGTGGTGATGAGGTCATCCGTGTGACAGCCCGTAAAAATACATGGGGTGAAGTCAACGAATTCATCTGCAACAAATGCCGGTTTGAAAGAAAGAAAACCAGCGAATGGACGCTTGAAGGGCCAACCAAAGTGAAAAGAAGCTCCGTGATCTCGGCTAATAAATACCGGGCTGATCTCGTCAAAAAACCAGACTTTGCATTACAGCTAGCGGCTTCACAATTTAAGAAAATTGATGATTCCCGGCCCTACGTGACGGATGAAGACACCATCCGCCACCAAAGTATTGAAAACAATGATAAGGCAAACCATCGGTCTTTATCGGCACGAAATAATTAA
- a CDS encoding NuoI/complex I 23 kDa subunit family protein: MQLTNRSKQVSNKEMTLMERAYLPAIATGLAITIKHFFAKKVTIEYPEVKRYLGPVFRGRHILKRDEDGRERCTACGLCAVACPAEAISMVAAEREKGEETLYREEKYAAVYEVNMLRCIFCGLCEEACPKQAVYLRHDEFVPVFTERDQVIWGKDMLVEDMNNRYTREAWTKEEARTLDVKRTNGEVTNVIPRAVP; encoded by the coding sequence ATGCAATTGACAAATCGCTCAAAGCAAGTAAGCAATAAAGAAATGACCTTGATGGAAAGGGCTTACCTACCTGCAATCGCAACGGGGCTGGCCATTACGATCAAGCACTTTTTTGCGAAAAAAGTGACCATTGAGTATCCGGAAGTAAAGCGCTACCTTGGGCCTGTTTTCCGGGGAAGGCATATCCTGAAAAGAGACGAAGACGGGCGCGAAAGATGTACCGCCTGTGGGTTATGTGCCGTTGCCTGTCCGGCAGAGGCTATTTCCATGGTGGCTGCTGAGCGCGAAAAGGGGGAAGAAACACTTTATCGTGAAGAAAAATACGCTGCTGTTTACGAAGTGAATATGCTCCGCTGTATTTTCTGCGGATTATGTGAAGAAGCTTGCCCTAAACAGGCTGTGTACCTGCGTCATGATGAATTTGTTCCTGTTTTTACAGAACGCGACCAGGTGATCTGGGGAAAAGATATGCTTGTAGAGGATATGAACAACCGCTATACAAGGGAAGCATGGACCAAAGAAGAGGCCCGTACCCTGGATGTAAAACGTACCAACGGAGAAGTAACGAATGTGATCCCGCGTGCGGTTCCTTGA
- the nuoH gene encoding NADH-quinone oxidoreductase subunit NuoH, producing MELTEFIIKTVTILGVFVLTLLIAMYSTWGERKVAGFIQDRMGPNRAGPGGLLQPLADAGKMFFKEDFIPALANKWLFIAGPSLAMLTALLASAVIPFGSTFRFNGFEVPLQGVESNIGILYVFGVVALGVYGIMVGGWASNNKFSLLGAIRAASQNISYEVAMGLSLIAILMMSSSLSLGEIVSQQHGGNWNIFYQPLGFIIFITCSFAECNRVPFDLPECETELVGGYHTEYGSMKLGFYLFAEYINMFISSAIISVLYFGGYNYPGMDWVYNQLTASLGTTTGHNVATLIGTAVFFGKALFFVFFYMWVRWTIPRFRYDQLMNLGWKKLIPLAIINIIITGAGVLFLKPLITALLN from the coding sequence ATGGAATTAACTGAGTTTATCATCAAGACCGTCACCATACTCGGCGTATTTGTACTCACGCTGCTGATCGCCATGTATTCCACCTGGGGCGAGCGGAAGGTGGCTGGTTTTATCCAGGACAGGATGGGGCCCAACCGCGCGGGGCCAGGGGGGCTTTTACAGCCACTGGCAGATGCAGGTAAGATGTTTTTCAAAGAAGATTTCATCCCGGCATTAGCTAACAAGTGGCTTTTTATTGCAGGTCCCAGCCTTGCCATGCTCACCGCACTTCTGGCCAGTGCTGTAATTCCCTTTGGCAGCACGTTCCGTTTTAATGGCTTTGAAGTTCCTTTACAGGGCGTAGAGTCCAATATTGGTATCTTGTATGTATTTGGTGTGGTTGCCCTTGGGGTATATGGTATTATGGTGGGCGGCTGGGCTTCAAATAATAAATTTTCCCTACTTGGAGCCATCCGTGCTGCATCGCAGAACATCAGTTACGAAGTAGCTATGGGGCTTTCTCTCATCGCTATTCTAATGATGAGCAGCTCATTATCTTTGGGCGAAATTGTATCACAGCAGCATGGAGGAAACTGGAATATTTTTTACCAACCGCTTGGCTTTATCATTTTTATAACCTGTTCTTTTGCAGAATGTAACAGGGTACCGTTTGACCTCCCTGAATGCGAAACGGAACTTGTGGGTGGCTATCACACCGAATATGGCAGCATGAAACTTGGTTTTTACCTGTTTGCAGAATACATCAACATGTTTATTTCCTCGGCCATTATTTCTGTCCTATATTTTGGCGGATATAATTATCCCGGAATGGATTGGGTTTACAATCAGCTTACCGCCTCATTGGGTACCACCACGGGCCATAATGTAGCCACGCTCATTGGTACGGCTGTTTTCTTCGGAAAAGCGCTGTTCTTTGTCTTCTTTTACATGTGGGTACGCTGGACAATCCCTCGTTTCCGTTATGACCAGCTGATGAATCTGGGCTGGAAAAAACTTATACCGCTGGCGATTATCAACATAATCATTACCGGAGCTGGTGTTTTGTTCCTGAAACCGCTCATTACAGCATTGCTGAATTAG